The Gouania willdenowi chromosome 5, fGouWil2.1, whole genome shotgun sequence sequence ttgcagaaaaagggtaaaacacatttttactaaaaatgacctcaaattgatcaaaaaatattcttcgtttcttgaaggtatgtggcgaccccctcccaaaTGAAGTTAATaactattgtttttcttgtctcaCAAACTTGTTTTAACAGTCTGTGTTTTATACTCATGCTATTAAGAATTAAAAACCAACTTAATTCATTAGTCAGTGGTGGAATAATAAAGTCAAACCTGTGGAGGTGTTGTGGTGATGTTCGTGATTGAAGGCATCATCAGCCtgttcctcatcatcatcatcatctgctgTTGTTGTTCCACACTGATCAAACATGTCTACATCTGTGGACATGTTGATGCTGTTTGTCACTAAAAGCTGCTGATCTCTAATGTTCTTCTGCAGTGAAGACGAGCTGATGAAGAGATGAAGAAAACACCGGAACTGGTTCAACTGGTGACCGTGTAaccttgtgatcaacttccgtgtttTAAACCGAGCCTCCTAATTCTATTTCTGTGTCATTCAGCATATTTCAAgtgttatgtgtgtgttttaaaatattaatgacGATTTCGTgtcaattttgttttgtttattacatTAATTAGCGATACAAACGCTGCGGAGACGAACTTAGTGTTTCGTTTATACTGGTGATCGTGTTACCTTGTGACGATGTAACGTAGAGCTTTTaaacattgacatttaaacTTGGATAAAACTGCTTTAATTCGCTCAGATATTTTGTTTCATTggctgaaaataaaatgtacgaTGGAGGATTAacttttaatattatttcaatCTTTCAGTTTCTTCTTTGTTGGTTGCCCTTAATTTGATGTTACTTTAGGAAcattactgccacctactggatACATTTAGGACATatggataaaaacacacactaaacatgTCTTCATTTGTGTTGATGCTGTTTGTCACTAAAAGCTGCTGATCTCTGATGTTTTTCTGACGGAAAGCTGATAAAACACCGGAAGTGGTTCAACTGGTGATCGTGTAACTTCAAGATCAACTTCCGTGTTTCAAACCGAGCCTCCTAATTCCGTTTCTGTGTCGTTcggtatcttttttttttttttttaaagtattctaagtatgttttaaaaacataaacacataCTTTGtgtaaaacctttatttttattctctttaCATTTATTACCGATACGACCGCTGCAGAGACGGACTTGGTGTTTCGTTTATAGTGGTGACCGAGTTACCTTGTGACTATTTAATTTCGAGCttgttataataatattaaaccTGGGAGAAACTGCTTTGATTCCctctgatattttattttatcagctgaaaacacataaaatgctaaggattgatttttaatattttgtcctTGGGTCAGtttcttctttgttggtgtttaatgtgttattttatttactttttcttaAAGGGATACAGACACGAAGGCTACATATGTTTACGATTTGATTTAAGGTATTTAAGTTTATTTAGCTAAGTAAGTTCAGTTTTCTTCAGTGTTTAAGCtccatttattttctatatatatatttttagcatCATGTTTAAACTCTAGTTGAATAAACAAGTTTATTTTTCTccagcttttttctttttgatttaCTTTCATGTTATGTTCTTTGTTGGCCTCTACTGTTTACAGTCACACTTTAATAATATATAGGTCAGTCATGGGAgccaaatgtggccctcggtccaATTTTGTGAACACAACAAATTCAGaccattacaaaaacacacaaaaaaaaatcactccaaaaaaagcttcattacacacaaaaaaagcaaagaaacaTGCATAAAAGGACCCCAAAatgtgtaattaattacagaaaaaatacacaaaaagcaaaGCACATACACAATTACCAAAAagaatccaaaaacaaaatgactcataacacgtaaaaacaacaaaatgcacaaaatggcaacaaaaaacatgcaaaaattacagaaaaatacacaaaaggacaagaaacataacaaaatacacaaaaatacttgaaaaaaggtacaaaattactccaaaacatgtaattaattacagaaaaatacacaaaagtacaagaaacattagaaatacacaaagcactTAAAAATTGGTACAAAattatcaaaaaacaaaacaaaaacgacaacaaaatattgaacacaatgactcataacacaccacaaccctgaaaacaggaacaagcgggtcagaaaatggatggatggataaaatcccacagtgtatgcctgcctttaactcataacacacacacaaaacatcttTTTGGGGTTTTATTGCCGGAGGTGATGCATACCGCCATCAATTGTACAGGAGTTGTAATGACATGCTACATACACACAGTGAGGTCGAACAGCGCTAAAATCTATTACTGGCAGGTcgtcacaaataaatgaatgtgtgggaaatagggctgggcaatatggaccaaaactcatatcgatATGTTTTcgcaaaatggcgatatactgtacaacataattcataataacgttaatttaaataaagtctgaccagaaatacatttctgggttaaatttgctgatgcaaaatgccacacatgcaCATTCATTAACACACAGCTGCcaacatgtgccacttttggctttttctcctctaagggacagcacgtgtgagtgagttccgtAGTAtgtcttgtttaggggaaggtctgggttagaacacaatCAACAAtacatctaactgagcttttcatgctgttctgagaagtagtgaaagctgCCACtctttaaacaaacattttaaaacaaaataagctaaaataaatatatatatatatacagtatatcgatATCAGCTATATtattctatatcaccaaaatagaaaactcgatatagcTTGAATCTCgatctgctgctggtgtataaacgtgtgaatgggtttggtccagaaaacatcagtgagatgttagtcaggtctgaacccagcaggtctctcagatgtatggacacaggtcagatagtggagcccagagctagGACAGATAGTGGACCCCAgagctctcagatctatggacacaggtcagataatggagcccagaggtcacagatctatggacacaggtcagatagtggagcccagagctctcagatctatggacacaggtcagatagtggagaccagagctcacagtaaacatggtgatgctgtgtttagttgttatgctgcaaaaaagtggaacaaactgcagcagagctgaagtcagcatcacatgtgaacatttttaaatcaaagttaatggcactttttttctctactgtgtatgattgagagagagatttttagtcacgttgttgatgtcatgtttgttgattattttaaatgtttttgctgctgattttaaatgttcgtattgatttttaagctgttgaatgttttctgttgcactttgatcatgtaaagcacattaagatattttgtgtatgaaatgcgctatacaaataaatatacctTGCCTCGATTTATTGCCCAGCCCAAGTGGGAAACACTGGATGACAAGCACATGGTTTCCTTTAAATGTGTACGTTCATGTGTCTCGTCATGTTCGTCTTGCTTCTAAAGCGTTTGCTGCAAACATTGCAACCAAAGGGTTTCTCCACCGTGTGGATCATCATGTGCCTCATCAGATTTGTCTTGCGGGGGAAAATCATTTTACAAACGTCACAACTAAACGGTTTCTCTCCCATGTGATCTTTCATGTGGTTTTTGAAAGCCTCTTTGCACCTAAAATGTTTGCCACAACGATCACAACCGAACGGTTTCTCCCCTGTGTGAAGGCTCATGTGATCCTTCAGATGGAGCTTGCGGCTAAAACCTTTCCCACAAACACTACAGCTGAAGgctttctctcctgtgtggacgCTCATGTGCCTTTTCAAACTGGACGCCTGGGTAAAGGTTTGGCCGCAGGAATCACAACCGTGGGGTTTCTCTCCACTGTGTATCTTCGCGTGTCGCTTCATGCTAGCTTTAGAAGTAAAACCTTTACTACAGATGAAACAAGTGAAGGGTTTTTCTCCTCTGTGAGAAGCCATGTGAATAGCGAGACAAAACCTTCGCCGAAAGGCTTTACCGCACTCCATACAATGGAACGGTTTCTCTTCTATGCGTATGCCCACATACTCCATCATATTTGCTTCATGGACGCTCATGTGTTCATTAAGATGTGCCTTCTGAGTAAAACTTTGACCACACACATGACAACAGTGAGGTTTCACTTCTGCGTGAAGAACCAGTTGGTGGTTTTTCAGAGTCATCTCTTCACAAAAGCTTTTAGAACAAACGTCACAATGGAACGGTTTCTCTCCGGTGTGGATTCCATTGAGTCCAGTAGGGTTACTCTCACCAGTCTCTGTGCTTTTCCTTGTCCATGTGCCCTCACTGCCTTTAGTTTCAGCTTCACTATCAGACAAAGGTTCCTGCCAACTgtcatcttcctcttcctcctcctcatcatcagcaGTCCTGTTTGGATCTCCTGCTCCTTCGATGTGTTCTCCATCCTCTTCTCTTTTTATCAGATGAGCCGTAGTTTCCACTTTTATGTTAACCTTAGTTTGGAATAACAAAGGAtcctccttttcttcttcttcttcgttctTCACGGTAACAGCGATGATGTTGGTCCCCTGACATTCCCACGGCTCCACCGCTTCCTCCTTAATGTGAAGATGCTTCTGGTTTTGTACAGCGATGTCGGACCTCC is a genomic window containing:
- the LOC114463084 gene encoding gastrula zinc finger protein XlCGF57.1-like produces the protein MFDLCGGSTSDGSAFNPKVLLHRLVLPEVVQQLFVTNGVICERRSDIAVQNQKHLHIKEEAVEPWECQGTNIIAVTVKNEEEEEKEDPLLFQTKVNIKVETTAHLIKREEDGEHIEGAGDPNRTADDEEEEEEDDSWQEPLSDSEAETKGSEGTWTRKSTETGESNPTGLNGIHTGEKPFHCDVCSKSFCEEMTLKNHQLVLHAEVKPHCCHVCGQSFTQKAHLNEHMSVHEANMMEYVGIRIEEKPFHCMECGKAFRRRFCLAIHMASHRGEKPFTCFICSKGFTSKASMKRHAKIHSGEKPHGCDSCGQTFTQASSLKRHMSVHTGEKAFSCSVCGKGFSRKLHLKDHMSLHTGEKPFGCDRCGKHFRCKEAFKNHMKDHMGEKPFSCDVCKMIFPRKTNLMRHMMIHTVEKPFGCNVCSKRFRSKTNMTRHMNVHI